A region of Cucumis melo cultivar AY chromosome 2, USDA_Cmelo_AY_1.0, whole genome shotgun sequence DNA encodes the following proteins:
- the LOC103494286 gene encoding F-box protein PP2-B10-like has protein sequence MEGTEGRTDVSSLPEGVIANILSLTTPLDACRSSAVSWVFHAAAQSDIVWDRFLPNDLDDLISRSKPGGLNFDPITSSKKEIFFSLCNSPLLIDNAKKSLSLDKQSGKKCLMLGARDLSIVWDDTSVYWTWESHPESRFGEVVVIFKAWWLEIRGKISSRLLSPTTTYAAYIVFKMRERRYFGFNIDFVDAMVGIVGSEHSVKTVCLDPYLDDPLQRRRHVPQAGSNLTTNNMSRLEEPRGRDDDWFETELGEFDNKGGDDEVEIILKDLKCTDSKNSLVVQGIEIRPKINPD, from the exons ATGGAGGGTACCGAAGGAAGAACCGATGTCTCCTCTCTGCCGGAAGGAGTAATAGCTAACATCTTGTCGCTCACGACTCCGTTAGATGCCTGCAGGTCCTCGGCGGTTTCCTGGGTTTTCCATGCAGCGGCGCAGTCCGATATTGTGTGGGACAGATTCCTGCCTAACGATTTGGACGATTTGATTTCTCGGAGCAAACCTGGTGGCCTGAATTTTGATCCAATTACGAGTTCGAAGAAGGagatctttttctccctttgcaATAGCCCGCTGCTCATTGATAACGCCAAGAAG AGTTTATCATTGGACAAGCAGAGTGGTAAGAAATGCCTAATGCTTGGAGCAAGGGACCTTTCAATTGTTTGGGATGATACCTCtgtctattggacctgggaatCTCATCCCGAGTCAAG GTTTGGAGAAGTAGTTGTTATTTTCAAGGCATGGTGGCTTGAAATACGTGGAAAGATAAGCAGTCGATTGTTGTCTCCTACAACAACTTATGCAGCTTACATTGTGTTCAAGATGAGGGAACGTAGATACTTTGGGTTCAATATAGATTTTGTTGATGCCATGGTGGGAATTGTTGGTAGTGAACACTCTGTGAAGACTGTTTGTTTGGACCCTTATTTGGATGACCCTCTTCAACGGCGCCGACATGTACCACAAGCAGGGAGCAATCTAACAACGAACAACATGTCAAGGTTGGAAGAGCCAAGGGGGAGAGATGATGATTGGTTTGAAACTGAGTTGGGAGAGTTTGACAATAAAGGTGGAGATGATGAAGTTGAAATCATTCTCAAGGATCTCAAGTGTACTGATTCCAAGAACAGCCTAGTTGTTCAAGGTATTGAGATTAGGCCTAAAATCAACCCAGACTAG
- the LOC107991240 gene encoding F-box protein PP2-B10-like, with product MGLRNWFGEVVVLLDICLLKVRGKISCRMLSPATTYAAYFVFKMKKRKYYGFNLDPVEAMSRVVGDECLVRIFVWTLTWIIAHLGCTSFYHGQSNQNMSEFEQPNWRSDGWFEIELGEFQTNGKEMMKLRSFLGRTIVVLSRNGLVVVGIDIRPKTSPT from the coding sequence ATGGGCTTGAGAAACTGGTTTGGAGAGGTAGTCGTGCTACTCGACATATGTTTGCTTAAAGTACGTGGAAAGATAAGTTGCAGAATGTTGTCTCCTGCAACAACTTATGCAGCTTACTTTGTGTTTAAGATGAAGAAACGCAAGTACTATGGATTCAATCTTGATCCTGTGGAAGCCATGTCGAGAGTTGTTGGCGATGAATGTCTAGTAAGAATTTTTGTTTGGACCCTGACTTGGATAATAGCCCATCTTGGTTGCACCAGTTTCTACCATGGGCAGAGCAATCAGAACATGTCGGAGTTCGAGCAGCCAAACTGGAGATCTGATGGTTGGTTCGAAATTGAGTTAGGAGAGTTTCAAACTAATGGGAAAGAGATGATGAAGTTGAGGTCATTCTTAGGGAGGACAATCGTTGTTCTCTCAAGGAATGGCCTTGTGGTTGTGGGGATAGATATCCGACCTAAAACTAGCCCTACTTAG
- the LOC103494283 gene encoding F-box protein PP2-B10-like codes for MEGEEKGKATFSDLSSLPEGVVAKILSLTTPPDACVLSAVSKTFHAAAQSDVVWNEFLPADWELLISRLKPNKLKFDPVSSPKKDIFFSLCYFPVLIDDGNKSFSLEKWTGKKCIMLGARDLSITWGENSDYWTWEDHPDSRFAEVAVLIYVWWLEIRGRLSCRMLSPKTVYAVYFVFNIEESSYYGFNIDPPDATVGILGHENHPKSVCLDPYLDQPQQRQRQRQRRAPWERRPQSEHMPALDRPHKRHDGWFEIELGEFISGDDVDDELEMALKEVKGSSSKGGLVVEGIEIRPKKTHRP; via the exons AtggaaggagaagagaagggCAAGGCAACATTTTCTGATCTCTCTTCCTTACCGGAAGGAGTTGTAGCTAAAATCTTGTCCCTCACGACACCACCCGATGCCTGCGTATTGTCGGCGGTTTCCAAGACTTTCCATGCGGCGGCTCAGTCAGACGTTGTTTGGAACGAATTCCTGCCCGCCGATTGGGAACTTTTGATTTCTCGCCTTAAACCTAACAAACTTAAATTTGACCCAGTTTCGAGTCCGAAGAAGGAtatctttttctccctttgctACTTCCCAGTGCTAATTGATGACGGCAACAAG AGCTTTTCATTGGAAAAATGGACTGGTAAGAAATGCATAATGCTTGGAGCAAGGGATCTCTCGATTACTTGGGGTGAAAACTCTGACTATTGGACCTGGGAAGACCATCCTGATTCGAG GTTTGCAGAGGTAGCTGTGCTCATCTATGTGTGGTGGCTTGAAATACGTGGAAGATTAAGTTGCAGAATGTTGTCTCCTAAAACAGTTTATGCAGTTTACTTTGTGTTCAATATAGAGGAAAGTAGTTACTATGGGTTCAATATTGATCCTCCTGATGCAACCGTGGGTATTCTTGGCCATGAAAACCATCCAAAAAGTGTTTGTTTAGACCCTTATTTGGACCAACCTCAGCAGCGGCAGCGGCAGCGACAGCGACGTGCACCCTGGGAGCGTAGGCCTCAGTCTGAACACATGCCAGCGTTAGATCGACCACATAAGAGACATGATGGCTGGTTTGAAATTGAGTTGGGAGAGTTTATAAGTGGTGACGATGTAGACGATGAACTTGAGATGGCTCTTAAGGAGGTGAAGGGCTCTTCTTCCAAGGGTGGCCTTGTCGTTGAGGGAATTGAGATTAGGCCTAAAAAAACTCACAGGCCTTGA
- the LOC103494284 gene encoding F-box protein PP2-B10-like codes for MERDGEDEEIGDLSFLPEGVIANVLSFTTPIDACTAAAVSRVFNAAAQSDFVWDRFLPPDWDVLISHRKSFDPLSSSKKDIFFSLCNNPVPIDDRNKSLSLDRQSGKKCIMVGARGLSVVWGDTSRYWSWDRHPRSRFAEVAVLLKVWWLELRGRISCNILSPKTTYAVYLVFRMKNCNYEGFNFYPADATVGIVGTENHGRRSVCLDPHLDNPLKWRRGYLEPRLMTPLPGPSVEMLGLEWPQERRDGWFQIELGEFESGDGGDEVEIALMEVKGHFVKTGLIVEGFEIRPKHCWTLLKPWYCRVAESK; via the exons ATGGAAAGGGATGGCGAAGACGAAGAAATTGGCGATTTATCTTTTTTGCCCGAAGGAGTAATTGCTAACGTCTTATCTTTCACGACTCCAATCGATGCCTGTACGGCGGCGGCGGTTTCCCGAGTATTCAATGCAGCGGCGCAATCGGATTTTGTGTGGGACAGGTTCCTCCCTCCCGATTGGGATGTTTTGATTTCTCACCGAAAATCTTTTGATCCACTTTCCAGTTCCAAGAAGGATATCTTTTTCTCCCTCTGTAACAACCCGGTTCCAATTGACGACCGCAACAAG AGTTTATCATTGGACAGGCAGAGTGGTAAGAAATGCATAATGGTTGGAGCAAGGGGACTGTCGGTGGTTTGGGGTGATACCTCTAGATATTGGAGCTGGGATCGGCATCCTCGTTCGAG ATTTGCGGAGGTGGCTGTGCTCCTCAAGGTGTGGTGGCTTGAATTACGTGGAAGAATAAGCTGCAATATATTGTCTCCTAAGACAACTTATGCAGTTTACCTTGTATTCAGGATGAAGAACTGTAATTATGAAGGGTTCAATTTTTATCCAGCTGATGCCACTGTTGGAATTGTTGGGACTGAAAACCATGGGAGGAGAAGCGTTTGTTTGGACCCTCATTTGGACAATCCTCTAAAGTGGAGGAGGGGCTACCTTGAACCACGGTTGATGACGCCTTTGCCTGGACCGTCTGTAGAAATGTTAGGGTTAGAGTGGCCACAAGAGAGACGTGATGGTTGGTTTCAAATCGAGTTGGGAGAGTTTGAGAGCGGGGACGGAGGTGATGAAGTTGAGATAGCTCTTATGGAGGTCAAGGGTCATTTTGTGAAGACTGGGCTTATTGTTGAGGGGTTTGAAATTAGACCTAAACACTGTTGGACTTTATTAAAGCCGTGGTACTGCAGAGTGGCAGAGTCTAAATAA